A genomic segment from Aegilops tauschii subsp. strangulata cultivar AL8/78 chromosome 1, Aet v6.0, whole genome shotgun sequence encodes:
- the LOC141028058 gene encoding uncharacterized protein — translation MDAWTTLEHAFAQVSTSRSMALRSELADIKKLDSSATTYFNKMKVLADTLTAIGRPLSDEEFAGFVIKGINADYDNLAEVVHNAKPATPPHELYSRLLFTEQRVEARRSSATITSLSAAFWASRASVPCPVLWQARLAPCIDPGWGP, via the coding sequence ATGGACGCCTGGACGACCCTGGAGCACGCCTTTGCCCAGGTCTCTACCTCCCGCTCGATGGCCCTTCGCAGCGAGCTCGCCGACATTAAGAAGCTGGACTCCTCCGCCACGACCTACTTCAACAAGATGAAGGTGTTGGCGGACACACTCACCGCTATCGGTCGACCGCTCAGCGATGAGGAGTTTGCTGGCTTTGTCATCAAAGGCATCAATGCCGACTACGACAATCTTGCCGAGGTTGTTCACAATGCCAAGCCAGCGACGCCCCCGCACGAGCTCTACTCACGACTTCTCTTCACCGAGCAGCGCGTCGAGGCTCGTCGCTCCTCCGCCACCATCACCTCACTGTCGGCGGCCTTCTGGGCTTCTCGCGCCAGCGTGCCCTGCCCTGTCCTCTGGCAAGCCCGCCTCGCCCCCTGCATCGACCCTGGGTGGGGGCCCTAA